A single genomic interval of Pseudomonadota bacterium harbors:
- the yedF gene encoding sulfurtransferase-like selenium metabolism protein YedF: protein MKRELDCRGQACPAPVMQVRDILVGERPASIAIMVDNEAARENVSRFLAHQGYQVTVEEEKGGFKVIGFEGGEGCRVMDDEELAAVPVGGKKILVMLTTDRLGHGDEALGAGLMLNFLKTLKEMGPVLWRLVMVNSGVKLAVEGAEALPVLRELADAGVSILVCGTCLNHFKLLDRKQVGETTNMLDIVTSLQVADSVINI, encoded by the coding sequence ATGAAACGAGAACTCGACTGCCGGGGCCAGGCCTGCCCGGCGCCGGTCATGCAGGTCAGGGATATTCTTGTCGGGGAGCGGCCCGCATCGATTGCGATCATGGTCGATAACGAGGCGGCCAGGGAAAATGTCAGCCGTTTCCTCGCCCATCAGGGCTATCAGGTGACGGTGGAGGAGGAAAAGGGTGGGTTCAAGGTCATCGGCTTTGAGGGCGGCGAGGGGTGCCGGGTGATGGATGATGAGGAATTGGCCGCTGTTCCGGTCGGCGGCAAAAAGATCCTGGTGATGCTCACCACCGATCGGCTTGGCCACGGCGATGAGGCTTTAGGGGCCGGACTGATGCTTAATTTCCTGAAGACCTTGAAGGAGATGGGGCCTGTTCTCTGGCGGCTGGTCATGGTCAACAGCGGGGTCAAACTCGCGGTGGAAGGGGCCGAGGCCCTGCCGGTTCTGCGGGAATTGGCCGATGCCGGGGTTTCGATCCTGGTCTGCGGCACCTGTCTCAACCATTTCAAACTACTCGACAGGAAACAGGTGGGTGAGACCACCAATATGCTGGATATCGTTACCTCTCTACAGGTGGCGGACAGCGTCATAAACATTTGA
- a CDS encoding 2-hydroxyacyl-CoA dehydratase family protein: MSNENFEVKAYPEMWAGLDMDVPRFDKARQMLGEVYGKMYLTQANRPEKMAYFDTMVSEIFGGRIQEMLEVKKTGKPVVGTFCVYIPEEIVVAAGGVCVGLCGGSAGSIPDAEKILPRNICPMVKSAYGFKAGRICPYFQSVDFVYGETTCDAKKKTWEILDRLVPTYVMEIPQMKKARDRALWIEEVKDFKVKVEEVCKTEISAEDLAGAIKVINNKRKALQRLTALRSASPAPISGKDGLLIEQIAFYDEPVRFAEKVNALCDELEQRVVAGVGVIGTEAPRIMVSGTPMALPNWKVHNLLETAGAVVVNEESCIGTRYFKDLIDEEQTEIDRQLEVLTDRYMQIDCSCFTPNDERVDQVLKEYRSSKAQGILHYSLQFCHTYNIEEIKIREMCEKEGIPYLSIETDYSPEDVGQLQTRIEAFLEQIRG, translated from the coding sequence ATGAGTAATGAAAATTTTGAAGTAAAGGCCTACCCCGAGATGTGGGCCGGACTCGACATGGATGTGCCCCGCTTTGACAAGGCGCGGCAGATGCTGGGCGAGGTCTACGGCAAGATGTATCTGACCCAGGCGAACCGACCGGAGAAGATGGCCTATTTCGACACTATGGTCTCCGAGATCTTCGGCGGCCGGATCCAGGAGATGCTGGAGGTCAAGAAAACCGGCAAACCGGTGGTCGGCACCTTTTGCGTCTATATCCCGGAAGAGATTGTGGTGGCGGCGGGCGGGGTCTGTGTCGGACTCTGCGGCGGTTCGGCGGGGTCGATTCCGGATGCCGAAAAAATCCTGCCCCGTAATATCTGCCCGATGGTCAAATCGGCTTACGGTTTCAAGGCCGGCAGGATCTGTCCCTATTTCCAGAGCGTTGATTTTGTTTACGGAGAGACGACCTGTGACGCAAAGAAAAAAACCTGGGAGATTCTTGATCGTCTGGTGCCGACCTATGTCATGGAGATTCCGCAGATGAAAAAGGCGCGGGACCGGGCTCTGTGGATCGAGGAAGTAAAAGACTTCAAGGTGAAAGTGGAGGAGGTCTGCAAGACTGAAATCTCTGCAGAGGATTTGGCAGGAGCAATCAAGGTGATCAATAACAAGCGCAAGGCGCTGCAGCGGTTGACCGCCTTGCGCTCTGCAAGCCCGGCCCCGATCAGCGGTAAGGATGGTCTTTTGATCGAACAGATTGCCTTTTACGATGAGCCGGTCCGTTTTGCCGAGAAGGTCAACGCCCTTTGCGATGAATTGGAGCAGCGGGTGGTGGCCGGCGTGGGGGTGATTGGTACCGAAGCGCCGCGGATTATGGTTTCCGGCACCCCGATGGCCTTGCCCAACTGGAAGGTCCATAACCTGTTGGAAACCGCCGGGGCGGTGGTGGTCAATGAGGAGTCCTGTATCGGCACCCGTTATTTCAAGGACCTGATTGATGAGGAGCAGACCGAAATTGATCGTCAACTTGAGGTTCTCACTGACCGCTATATGCAGATCGACTGTTCCTGCTTTACCCCCAACGATGAACGGGTTGATCAGGTGCTGAAAGAATATCGCAGTTCAAAGGCCCAGGGCATTCTCCACTATTCCCTGCAGTTCTGCCACACCTACAATATCGAGGAGATCAAGATCCGCGAGATGTGCGAGAAGGAAGGTATTCCCTACCTCTCCATCGAGACGGACTATTCCCCCGAGGATGTCGGGCAGCTGCAGACCAGGATCGAGGCCTTCCTCGAACAGATCCGGGGGTAA
- a CDS encoding 3-hydroxyacyl-ACP dehydratase, translated as MQIGIDLGSRTIKVVAFRDGELVDQQLVESGFDPYEQALTMIGRYGAKKIVATGYGRHLAKEHFAHEVITEIKAHAIGARHFFPDCRTVVDIGGQDSKVIALDQQGKVSNFQMNDKCAAGTGRFLEIMAATLGFRLDEFGSEALKSENEVGINSMCTVFAESEVISMKNRGFSPKDIAMGVHLSVVNRMVGMLNRMGHGETIVFSGGVARNPCVVKLLRERLPEARVVSPESPDLVGAIGAALYAGY; from the coding sequence ATGCAGATAGGTATTGATTTGGGTTCGCGGACCATCAAGGTTGTCGCCTTTCGCGATGGTGAACTTGTTGATCAGCAATTGGTTGAGAGTGGTTTTGACCCGTATGAACAGGCCCTGACGATGATCGGAAGGTATGGCGCGAAAAAGATCGTAGCCACCGGTTACGGGCGGCATCTGGCCAAGGAGCATTTTGCCCATGAGGTGATCACCGAGATCAAGGCCCATGCCATCGGCGCCCGCCATTTTTTCCCGGACTGTCGTACCGTGGTCGATATCGGCGGCCAGGACTCCAAGGTTATTGCCCTGGACCAACAGGGTAAGGTCAGTAATTTCCAGATGAACGACAAGTGCGCCGCCGGCACCGGCCGCTTTCTGGAGATCATGGCCGCCACCCTTGGCTTCCGGCTCGATGAATTCGGGTCGGAAGCCCTGAAGTCTGAAAACGAGGTCGGGATTAACTCTATGTGTACGGTGTTTGCCGAGTCCGAGGTGATTTCCATGAAGAACCGTGGTTTCTCGCCAAAGGATATTGCCATGGGGGTGCATCTGTCGGTGGTTAATCGGATGGTTGGCATGCTCAATCGAATGGGACACGGTGAGACCATCGTATTTTCCGGCGGCGTGGCCCGCAACCCCTGCGTTGTCAAGTTGCTCCGGGAGCGTCTCCCCGAGGCGCGAGTGGTCTCACCCGAGTCCCCGGACCTGGTTGGCGCCATCGGGGCCGCTTTGTACGCCGGTTATTAG
- a CDS encoding rhodanese-like domain-containing protein, whose product MKKLVLIICTVFLAFAQHCMAADYQYVSAEVLKGWLEAERTVLLVDIQEKQDFAAHHIKGSLETNAYPVKSDAERETLVPALSRAKDYENVVVVCPRGKGGAKRTYDYLKEQGVPEAKLTILTGGMENWPYKEWVATR is encoded by the coding sequence ATGAAAAAACTTGTTCTGATCATCTGTACCGTATTTCTGGCCTTTGCGCAGCACTGCATGGCCGCTGATTACCAGTATGTGTCCGCCGAAGTGCTTAAAGGCTGGCTCGAAGCTGAAAGGACAGTGCTCCTGGTTGATATCCAGGAAAAGCAGGATTTCGCTGCCCACCATATCAAGGGGTCGCTGGAGACCAATGCCTACCCGGTGAAGTCGGATGCCGAACGGGAGACCCTGGTTCCTGCACTCAGCCGGGCCAAGGACTATGAAAACGTGGTTGTCGTCTGCCCGCGCGGCAAGGGGGGCGCAAAACGGACCTATGACTATTTGAAGGAGCAAGGGGTGCCGGAGGCAAAGCTCACCATTCTGACCGGCGGCATGGAGAATTGGCCGTATAAGGAATGGGTTGCCACCAGATAA
- a CDS encoding FAD-dependent oxidoreductase, with product MNAPVSNIKSEVPSGAVMVIGGGVAGVQAALDLSALGFKVYLVEKSGAIGGVMARLDKTFPTNDCSLCILAPKLVEAGRDGNIEILTKSELLSLVGEPGRFTARVKKQPRYIDEEICNGCGQCTLYCLKEMGDDYNEDLQTTHAAHIDYAQAVPATYHIDPKACLRLNHETCGLCAVVCGKNAIRFDDTEKILDLQVGAVVLAPGFGRVKEEVLRSYGWGKFDDVLTAFEHERLMCASGPTGGEIVRISDQKHPKKIAFLQCIGSRDETCGNNYCSSVCCMYAIKQATLAREHDPEAEITLFYMDVRTHGKGFDAARERAIAENNFQVIYARPPQVEDVFDGGLLLTWADDAGKHHYEKFDLVVLSQGLEAPEDAAQLAEACGIDLNGYQFAATDAYAPLAASRPGVYVIGAFQGPKDIPDSVTQAGGVAGLCSGLLAQGRDSETVAAVLPVERDVAGEEPRIGVFVCHCGINIGGVVNVPSVAEYAKILPGVAYATDNLYSCSQDAQAQIASIIKEHNLNRLVVSACTPRTHEPLFQATMREAGLNRALFEMANIRDQCSWVHMNEKEAATEKSKDLVRMAVAKARLLVPLKEQVLPVTPSALVIGAGLAGMTAALAIADQGFECTLIENEKTPGGRALLLSRDRHGNDPREKIRNLIGRIKKHPKITLLTQTQLIAISGYIGNFTSTVEGQKGSTVINHGVVVIATGGRPYVPYQFGYGESNRVLTQIDLEKRLDSKNPLPTNCNQVVMIQCVGSRGDDLAYCSRVCCGQAVKNALRLKEISPATQITILYRDMRTYGFMEDDYRRAREFGVIFTRYTPERPPEVVIGKANNARPLVKIFDPILGEEVERQGDLLILSTGIVAEEPEQLAKLLKVPVTGDRFYLEAHVKLRPVDLAVDGVFVCGLAHAPKAIDETIAQAQAAAGRACQPLAHGRITPEPIVSKVDPEKCIGCGACETFCPYKAIQIYKEDKLRKARTITASCKGCGVCAARCPTLAIDMGRFTYDGIMAQVRAFNPQGEE from the coding sequence ATGAATGCCCCAGTTTCAAACATAAAATCCGAGGTCCCCAGCGGCGCCGTGATGGTGATCGGCGGCGGTGTTGCCGGTGTTCAGGCCGCACTCGACCTGTCGGCGCTTGGTTTCAAGGTCTATCTGGTCGAGAAAAGCGGCGCCATCGGCGGGGTCATGGCCCGGCTTGATAAGACCTTTCCCACCAACGATTGCTCGCTGTGTATCCTCGCCCCCAAACTGGTTGAAGCGGGCCGCGACGGCAACATCGAGATCCTGACCAAATCCGAGCTGCTGTCTCTGGTCGGCGAGCCGGGCCGTTTCACCGCCCGAGTAAAAAAGCAACCTCGCTACATCGATGAAGAAATCTGCAACGGCTGCGGTCAGTGCACCTTGTACTGTCTCAAGGAAATGGGGGATGATTATAACGAGGATCTGCAAACAACCCATGCCGCCCATATCGATTACGCCCAGGCGGTGCCGGCCACTTACCATATCGACCCCAAGGCCTGCCTGCGCCTCAATCATGAAACCTGCGGCTTATGTGCCGTGGTCTGCGGAAAAAACGCCATCCGCTTCGACGACACCGAAAAAATCCTCGACCTGCAAGTGGGAGCAGTGGTGCTGGCGCCCGGTTTTGGCCGGGTCAAGGAAGAGGTGTTGCGTTCCTACGGCTGGGGAAAATTTGACGATGTCCTGACCGCCTTCGAGCACGAACGGCTGATGTGCGCCTCCGGCCCCACCGGCGGTGAAATTGTCAGGATCAGTGATCAGAAGCACCCGAAAAAAATCGCCTTCCTGCAATGCATCGGCTCCCGGGACGAAACCTGCGGCAACAACTACTGCTCTTCGGTCTGCTGCATGTACGCCATCAAGCAGGCAACCCTCGCCCGCGAGCACGACCCCGAGGCGGAGATCACCCTTTTTTACATGGATGTCCGCACCCACGGCAAGGGCTTTGACGCTGCCCGGGAACGGGCCATCGCCGAGAATAACTTCCAGGTGATCTACGCCAGACCGCCACAGGTTGAGGATGTCTTCGACGGCGGTTTGCTGTTGACCTGGGCTGATGACGCCGGAAAACATCATTATGAAAAATTTGATCTGGTGGTGCTCTCCCAGGGTCTTGAAGCGCCGGAAGACGCCGCGCAGCTGGCCGAGGCCTGCGGCATCGACCTGAACGGATACCAGTTCGCCGCCACCGACGCCTATGCGCCCCTTGCCGCCAGCCGTCCGGGGGTTTACGTGATCGGCGCCTTTCAGGGACCGAAGGACATCCCCGACAGCGTTACCCAGGCGGGCGGCGTGGCCGGGCTTTGTTCCGGTCTTCTGGCGCAAGGCAGGGATTCCGAGACTGTGGCCGCAGTCTTGCCCGTCGAGCGGGATGTCGCGGGTGAAGAGCCGCGCATCGGCGTCTTTGTCTGTCACTGCGGGATCAACATCGGCGGCGTGGTCAATGTGCCGTCGGTGGCGGAATACGCCAAAATCCTGCCGGGGGTGGCCTATGCCACCGACAATCTTTATTCCTGCTCTCAGGACGCCCAGGCCCAGATCGCCTCGATTATCAAGGAGCATAACCTGAACCGGCTGGTGGTCTCGGCCTGCACGCCCAGGACTCATGAACCGCTCTTTCAGGCGACCATGCGCGAAGCGGGGCTGAACCGGGCGCTTTTTGAAATGGCCAATATCCGCGATCAATGTTCCTGGGTCCACATGAACGAGAAGGAGGCGGCCACCGAAAAATCAAAAGACCTGGTGCGCATGGCGGTGGCCAAGGCCAGGTTGCTGGTGCCGCTGAAAGAGCAGGTGCTGCCGGTCACCCCGTCGGCCCTGGTGATCGGGGCCGGGCTGGCCGGGATGACTGCCGCGCTAGCCATTGCTGATCAGGGGTTTGAGTGCACCCTGATCGAAAATGAAAAAACGCCTGGCGGCCGGGCACTGCTGCTCAGCCGCGACCGCCACGGCAACGATCCCCGGGAAAAGATCCGCAACCTGATCGGGCGGATAAAAAAACACCCCAAAATCACCTTGCTTACTCAAACGCAACTGATTGCAATTTCGGGTTACATCGGCAACTTCACCTCCACCGTCGAGGGGCAGAAGGGAAGCACGGTGATCAACCACGGGGTGGTGGTGATCGCCACCGGCGGCAGGCCGTATGTCCCGTATCAATTCGGCTACGGCGAGTCAAACCGGGTGCTGACCCAGATCGATCTGGAAAAGCGACTCGACTCGAAAAATCCGCTGCCGACAAATTGCAACCAGGTCGTCATGATCCAGTGCGTCGGCTCCCGGGGCGACGATCTTGCCTACTGCAGCCGGGTCTGCTGCGGCCAGGCGGTGAAAAACGCCCTGCGTCTTAAGGAGATTTCGCCTGCTACCCAGATCACTATCCTCTACCGGGACATGCGGACCTACGGTTTCATGGAGGATGACTATCGCAGGGCCAGAGAGTTCGGGGTGATCTTCACCCGCTACACCCCGGAGAGGCCGCCGGAAGTGGTTATCGGCAAGGCAAATAACGCCAGGCCGCTGGTGAAGATTTTCGATCCAATCCTGGGCGAGGAGGTTGAACGGCAGGGGGACCTGCTCATCCTCTCCACCGGTATCGTGGCCGAGGAGCCGGAACAGCTTGCCAAACTCCTCAAGGTGCCGGTGACCGGCGACAGGTTTTATCTGGAGGCCCATGTCAAGCTGCGGCCGGTGGATCTGGCGGTGGACGGGGTTTTTGTCTGCGGCCTGGCCCATGCCCCGAAAGCCATCGACGAGACCATTGCCCAGGCCCAGGCCGCTGCGGGACGCGCCTGTCAGCCTTTGGCCCATGGCAGGATCACCCCGGAACCCATTGTTTCCAAGGTTGATCCGGAAAAATGCATCGGCTGCGGGGCCTGCGAGACCTTCTGCCCCTACAAGGCGATCCAGATTTACAAGGAAGACAAACTCAGAAAGGCCAGAACCATCACCGCCTCCTGCAAGGGCTGCGGAGTCTGCGCCGCCCGCTGCCCGACTTTGGCCATCGACATGGGTCGTTTCACCTACGACGGTATCATGGCTCAGGTGCGTGCCTTCAACCCGCAAGGAGAAGAATAA
- a CDS encoding hydrogenase iron-sulfur subunit yields the protein MTNVYNPHILGFLCNWCCYTAADSAGVGRYQYPPNLRVVRIMCTGRLDPSFPLEGLANGADGIFVGGCHPGECHYQDGNFHALVSASLVHEMLDRLGIARERFLIDWASAAEGPNFVKIITGFTEKIRQLGPLGQVEKKERMEMQRRLAEAAEAARGRKIRIGLINASKEMMQARDFSRPVIAGLVQEKCGKALQEIYGDGSVA from the coding sequence ATGACGAACGTTTACAACCCCCATATTTTAGGATTTCTCTGCAATTGGTGCTGTTACACCGCCGCCGACTCGGCCGGGGTGGGACGCTACCAGTACCCGCCGAACTTAAGGGTTGTCCGGATCATGTGCACCGGTCGGCTTGACCCATCCTTTCCCCTGGAAGGGCTCGCCAACGGCGCCGACGGCATCTTTGTCGGCGGCTGTCATCCCGGCGAGTGCCATTATCAGGACGGGAACTTCCACGCCCTGGTCTCGGCCTCGCTGGTCCATGAGATGCTGGATCGTCTCGGCATCGCCCGGGAACGTTTCCTGATCGACTGGGCCTCGGCCGCCGAAGGGCCGAATTTCGTCAAGATCATCACCGGTTTTACTGAAAAGATCAGGCAGCTTGGCCCCTTGGGGCAAGTGGAAAAGAAGGAGCGGATGGAAATGCAGCGCCGCTTGGCCGAAGCCGCCGAGGCGGCCCGGGGCCGGAAAATCCGTATCGGCCTGATCAATGCTTCGAAAGAGATGATGCAGGCCCGTGATTTCTCCCGACCGGTTATCGCCGGACTGGTCCAGGAGAAATGTGGCAAGGCGCTGCAGGAGATTTACGGCGATGGGAGTGTTGCGTGA
- a CDS encoding IscA/HesB family protein — protein MIEVTELAAEKLSAYLAENNIESPVRITVANGCGGMSLGLALDDRKESDHALENETFTLLLAEDLAVECGTITVDFVEKTSGCGCGGGGGFSITSEKPLPDAAGGCGGSCSSGSCGC, from the coding sequence ATGATTGAAGTAACTGAATTGGCGGCGGAGAAGCTCTCTGCCTATCTGGCAGAAAACAACATCGAGTCACCGGTCCGGATCACCGTAGCGAATGGCTGTGGCGGCATGTCCCTGGGACTTGCCCTGGATGACCGCAAAGAAAGCGATCATGCCCTGGAAAACGAGACGTTTACCCTTCTTCTTGCCGAGGACCTGGCGGTGGAATGCGGCACGATCACGGTTGATTTCGTGGAAAAAACCTCAGGCTGTGGCTGTGGGGGAGGTGGCGGGTTTTCCATAACAAGTGAAAAACCCCTTCCCGATGCTGCTGGTGGTTGCGGTGGTTCCTGCAGCAGTGGCAGTTGTGGATGTTAA
- a CDS encoding DUF1847 domain-containing protein: MKCAQCGQKPKNRCNKEGFDCTGGQLDPAAYALPENKPFHNISEQMRAEHGNSLTRLEEIIEFAKRAGYTRLGVAFCIGLAREAEFIAKVFARHFKVESVCCKMGGLDKDEHGMSKIKPEAFEIACNPIGQAQMLNRAKTDLNIQLGLCLGHDILFQKYSEAPVTVLAVKDRALANNPMGVAYGSYWQSRLLG; the protein is encoded by the coding sequence ATGAAATGCGCCCAATGTGGTCAGAAACCGAAAAACCGCTGCAACAAAGAGGGCTTCGACTGTACCGGCGGCCAACTCGATCCGGCCGCTTATGCCTTGCCGGAGAACAAGCCCTTCCACAATATCAGCGAGCAGATGCGCGCCGAACACGGCAACTCGCTAACCCGGCTGGAAGAGATCATCGAATTTGCCAAACGGGCCGGGTACACCCGCCTGGGGGTGGCCTTCTGCATCGGCTTGGCGCGCGAAGCGGAGTTTATCGCCAAAGTTTTCGCCCGCCACTTCAAGGTCGAGTCGGTCTGCTGCAAGATGGGCGGGCTCGACAAGGACGAACACGGGATGAGCAAGATCAAGCCGGAGGCCTTCGAAATCGCCTGCAACCCCATCGGTCAGGCCCAGATGCTGAATCGCGCCAAGACCGATCTGAACATCCAGCTGGGGCTCTGTCTGGGTCACGACATCCTGTTCCAGAAATATTCCGAGGCGCCGGTCACGGTGCTGGCGGTCAAGGACCGGGCCCTGGCCAATAACCCGATGGGCGTCGCCTACGGCAGCTACTGGCAGAGCCGGTTGCTCGGTTGA
- the selD gene encoding selenide, water dikinase SelD, which translates to MIESPVRLTQTVKGAGCAAKLPPGDLDRALCGLDLPVDENLIVGLERADDAGVYKISDDLALVQTLDFFPPMVDDPHAFGRIAAANALSDVYAMGGIPKTAMNIVAFPASKLDLSVLRQVIEGGLATLREAGVVLVGGHTIDDPELKYGLSVTGFVYPDKVLTKKKIRCGDKLILTKPLGTGIVCTAIKAGFADSRVVDRVIENMAALNRVAAEVMFDFNVSGCTDITGFGLLGHLAEMVVDSGYGLRIDSTSLPHYPEALEWAAMGLVPAGTYNNKQFRGPFVTFADSVDQVVRDLCFDPQTSGGLLMAVASEEAEELLAALRDRRVAAASIIGEVVTGPRDTIIVQ; encoded by the coding sequence ATGATTGAGAGCCCTGTCCGTCTCACCCAAACCGTCAAGGGCGCCGGTTGCGCTGCTAAATTGCCGCCCGGCGATCTTGACCGGGCCCTGTGCGGCCTCGATCTGCCGGTGGATGAAAACTTGATCGTCGGTCTGGAACGGGCCGATGATGCGGGGGTCTATAAAATTTCTGATGACCTGGCCCTGGTCCAGACCCTGGATTTTTTCCCGCCCATGGTCGATGACCCGCACGCCTTTGGCAGAATCGCCGCCGCCAACGCCTTGAGCGATGTTTACGCCATGGGCGGCATTCCGAAAACCGCCATGAACATCGTTGCCTTTCCGGCGAGCAAACTGGACCTCTCTGTCCTGCGCCAGGTGATCGAGGGCGGGCTTGCAACCCTGCGGGAGGCCGGGGTGGTTCTGGTCGGCGGTCACACCATTGACGATCCCGAACTCAAATACGGCCTGTCGGTGACCGGTTTTGTTTATCCGGATAAGGTGTTGACCAAGAAAAAGATCAGGTGCGGCGATAAACTGATCCTCACCAAGCCGCTCGGCACCGGCATTGTCTGCACCGCGATCAAGGCCGGTTTTGCAGACAGCCGGGTGGTTGACCGGGTGATCGAAAATATGGCGGCCCTGAACCGGGTTGCGGCGGAAGTGATGTTTGACTTTAACGTCAGCGGTTGCACCGATATCACCGGCTTCGGTCTCCTGGGGCATCTGGCCGAGATGGTGGTGGACTCAGGGTATGGCCTGCGGATCGACTCAACCTCTCTGCCCCATTACCCCGAGGCCCTGGAATGGGCCGCCATGGGGCTGGTGCCGGCCGGAACCTACAACAACAAACAATTCCGGGGGCCATTCGTGACCTTTGCCGACTCGGTGGACCAGGTTGTCCGCGACCTCTGCTTCGACCCGCAGACCTCGGGCGGTCTCCTGATGGCGGTGGCAAGCGAAGAGGCGGAAGAATTGCTCGCCGCCCTTCGGGACCGGAGAGTGGCAGCGGCCTCGATCATCGGCGAGGTGGTTACGGGACCCCGGGACACAATCATAGTCCAATGA
- a CDS encoding DsbC family protein, translated as MNRKLTIAFAACLLAFFYQCCVAQAFTADGCGAGSCRDCHILGKNEAAVLLSMPEEQIVDLKLAEVPGLWEVDVRQRQQVIPVFIDFSKQYLINGAVIKIADKQDITRERFADLNRIDVSLIPLDDALIVGKPDAPIKIIVFDDPQCPYCLKLHAEMKRVVGQRPDMAFFIKMFPLKSHPEAYERAKAIICAKSLVMLEESLAGKNIAPPDCETDQVDKNLELAARLGISSTPTLVLPDGRVMPGYKSAEEIIRLLEKPISKEKNIGK; from the coding sequence ATGAATAGAAAACTTACCATAGCCTTCGCGGCCTGTCTGCTGGCCTTTTTTTATCAATGTTGCGTGGCACAGGCTTTTACCGCTGATGGTTGCGGGGCCGGGAGTTGCAGGGACTGCCACATACTTGGCAAAAATGAAGCAGCGGTTTTGCTTTCAATGCCGGAAGAACAAATTGTCGATCTCAAACTCGCCGAGGTTCCAGGTCTCTGGGAGGTGGATGTCCGGCAGCGGCAACAGGTCATCCCGGTTTTTATCGACTTTTCCAAGCAATATCTGATCAATGGCGCGGTGATCAAAATAGCGGACAAACAGGATATTACCAGGGAGCGTTTTGCCGATTTGAACCGGATTGATGTCTCCCTGATCCCTCTTGATGACGCCCTCATTGTCGGCAAACCGGATGCGCCGATCAAGATCATCGTCTTTGATGATCCGCAATGCCCCTATTGCCTGAAGCTGCATGCCGAAATGAAGCGTGTCGTGGGGCAACGTCCCGACATGGCATTTTTCATCAAGATGTTTCCCTTGAAAAGCCACCCTGAGGCCTACGAACGGGCCAAAGCCATAATCTGCGCCAAATCTCTGGTCATGCTTGAGGAAAGTCTGGCCGGGAAGAATATTGCGCCGCCTGACTGTGAAACCGATCAGGTTGACAAGAACCTGGAGCTGGCCGCCCGGCTGGGGATCAGTTCCACTCCCACCCTGGTCCTGCCGGATGGGCGGGTTATGCCGGGATACAAATCTGCGGAGGAGATAATCCGCTTATTGGAGAAACCCATTAGCAAAGAAAAGAATATCGGCAAATAA